The segment TTTTGTTACACCTGTTTATTGGTATTCGTATAGTGCTCAACTTAAGCTAGCTATTGATAAGTTCTATCCTTTTGTTAAAGATAATAGTCCAGCAAAATTAAAAGTTAAGGAATGTTATTTAATAAGTTGTTGTCATGATGATAATAAGGATACATTTTTAGGTTTAGTTAATACTTTTAATGAGACAAATAAATATATGAATTGGCAATCAAAAGACATGTTATTAATAAATAATCTATCTAAAGAAAACGATGCAAAAAATCATCCTTCGCTTAAAGATGCATATAATATGGGAAAAAGAGTTTAGTTATATTAATAATCTGTAAAATAAAATGATATTTCTATTATTTTATTTACAGATTTTTTTATTTGACTTGTATTTTTTAAAAATAATTAATAATTTGTTAAATTATTTTTGTAGATTGTTTGTAAAAAAAATACTACCATGTTAAATGTGTTATAATTGTATTTGAAAGGATGATAGTATGAATTTAACATTAATTATGATTGTGATTGTAGTAGGGATACTAGCATCTATATATATAAATCACTTTTTTCCATATTTCTCATTACCATTAATTCAAATATTTTTAGGATTTATTATTGGTATAAGTGCAATTGGAGGTAATATTTCAATTGATTCAGATTTAATAATGATTTTAGTTATTGTCCCATTGTTATATTATGAATCAAAAAATGCTAATACAAAGAAATATTATGAACAACGAACAGATATTTTTTGGTATGCATTCCCAATAGTTTTAATAACTGTAGTTTTTCTTGGTTTCTATTTCAACTATACAGTTCCAATTTTGCCAATCGCAAGTTGTTTTGCATTAGCTGCTGCTTTATCACCAACAGATGCGGTTACAGTTACTTCTTTATCTAAAAGAGTAGTTTTATCTGAAAAAAATAAAATACTTTTAGAGGCTGAGGGATTAATGAATGATGCTTCTGGTATCACAGCATTTCAATTAGCAAGCCTTGCATTAGTTTCTGGAACATTTTCATTTTCATTAACTATCCAAAAATTGCTGTATATTGCTATTGGTGGAGTAATATTTGGTTTTATAATTAGCTGGATTAAAAATAGATTAGTAAACTTCCTTAGAAAACATGGTATTGATGATATTAACTTTTATTTAATTATTGATTTTATCTTGCCATTTATTACATATTTAGTTGCTTCTTATTTTAATACTTCAGGAGTGTTGGCAGTTGTTGTGGTAGGGTTACTTGAAGCAATTAAGTTAAATAGTAATTCATTATTTGAAGCAAAATTAGATTCTGTTTCAAAAACAACATGGGATGTTATTGAGACAATTTTAAGTTCACTAGTATTTATATACTTAGGATTACAACTTCCATCTATCTTTAATCAAGCTACTATGATGTATGGAAATGTCTTTGAATTAATTGGCATTATTATTTTATCAACAATAGTTTTATTTTTATTGCGATTTGTTTTATTAGTTGGTTATCGTTTAATAAAAACTAAATTTAAAGAAAAGATAAATTTAAAGGAACAATTAATTTTAACTATATCTGGTGTAAAGGGTACAGTAACTTTAGCAACCATTTCATCACTTCCTTATGTTCTTGGTAATAATGAAGTATTTTCTGAACGTTATTTATTAATCTTTATTGCTGCTGGTGTAATTGTTTGTTCAATTATTTGTGCTGTTGTATTTTTACCAATGTTACTTGAGCAAAAAGAAGAAGAAAAAGATAATGATTTAGATGTATTAATTGCAAAAGAGGTTATTGCTCAATTAAAACTAGAGAAAAATAAAACAAATACTAAAGAAATTAATGCAGTTATTAAGACATATCAAGATCGTATTAGACGAGTTGCTCGTGATAATAATACTTTAACATTTAAACAACAAAAGCGTATTGATAAAAATATTTTACATATTACTTTAGATATCGAATATGATGAATCAGACAGATTGTTAAAAAATGGTGAGATAACGCAAGAAGAACATGATAATTATCATAAAATGTTATCAATATTTTTAAGAAGGTCAAAAAAAGCTGGTTCTTATCGATTAAGTCCTCGTCATATTTATTTTAGATTGATTGTGCCAAGAAGAAGACGAAATAAAATTAATGAGATTCAAAGCTTAGAAAACTTCGAACAACAAAAGACTATTATGAAAGAAATTTTTATTCATAATAGAATGCTTGTTATTGAAAAAATTAAAAATATGGAAACTGAAGAAAATAAGGAATATATTAAATTTAAAGTAAAAGAAGAAGAAAAATTAATTGATATATTTGATAACACTGAAAGAGTAGCACCTAGCTTAGTCAATATTAATCCAAATTATACAAATGAAATGGAAAAAGCATTTCAATTTGAAAGAAATATTATTCAAAAACATTTTGAAAATGGTGATATTGATCGTGAAAAAACAGTTGAACTTAAACAAAATGTTAATGTTTTAGAAGAATATTACTTAATGGATACTGATAGTAACTTATCATATTATTTTTTAAGAAGTTTTATGCAAAAAACAGTTAATAATCAATAGAATAAAATAAAAAGTAATCTTGGAGGTAATACAATGAAAAAGACAATTGTAGTAATTGGTGGAGTTGCTTTAGGAGCAAGTAGTGCAGCAAGGTTAAGAAGATTAAGTGAAGAGTCTAATATTATTCTTTTAGAAAAAGATGAGCATATTTCGTTTGCTAATTGTGGTTTGCCATATCATATAGGTGATATTATTACAGATAGAGATTTGCTATTAATTCAAACAAAAGAAAGTATGAAAGAAAGATATAATATTGATGTTAGAAATTATACTGAAGCCATAAAAATTGATCGTGATAAAAAAGTTGTTATTGTAGATGATAAAGTTAACAATCAAGAATATAGTATTGAATATGATAAATTGATTATAGCAAGTGGTGCTAAACCTATTATTCCAAATATTGTTGGTATTAATGATGCAAGTAATGTTTTTTCATTAAGAAATATTAGTGATATGGATAAAATTAAAGAATACATAAAAGTAAATAAAGTTAAAACTGCTAGTATTGTTGGGGCTGGTTTTATTGGTCTTGAAATGGCTGAAAACTTAACTCATTTAGGTGTTAAAGCAACAGTATTAGATTTAGCTAGTCAAGTAATGAAACAATTTGATTGTGATATTGCTGATTGTATTGAAAATAAAATGAGTGAAAATGGTGTTTTATTTAAACTAGAGACATCTATTAAAGAGTTTAAAAATAATGGTAAACAATTACTTTTAACAAATAATGAAACTATTGATTCAGATATTACAATAATGGCAATTGGTGTTAAACCTGAAATAAAATTAGCACAAGATGCAGGATTAGAAATTGGAAGTACAGGTGGAATAAAAGTTAATGATTATTTACAAACTTCTGATCCTGATATTTTTGCAGGTGGAGATGCTGTTGAGATTAAAAATATTATTACAAATAATCCAACATATCTTCCTTTAGCAGGACCTGCCAATCGACAAGGTAGATTGATTGCTGATTTTATTAATGATATTAAAACACCATATGATGGTGTAATCGGTTCTGCTGTTATTAAAATTTTTGATTATGTTGCTGCAACAACTGGTTTAAATGAAACTATAGCTAAAAATGCTGGATATAATGCAAAATCAATCCATGTTCATCGTGGTAATCATGCAAGTTATTATCCAAATTCTACTCCATTGTTATTAAAGCTGGTATTTGATGAAGATACAAGAAAAGTTTTAGGTGCTCAAGCATTTGGAAAAGATGGAACTGAAAAAAGAATTGATGTAATTGCTACTACAATTAAATTTAATGGTAGTGTTGATGATTTGGCAAGCTTAGAATTATGTTATGCACCACCATTTTCTAGCCCAAAAGATCCTGTCAATATTGCTGGCTATGTAGCAAGTAATGTGCTTAATAAATTGTATATACCTTTTTATGTTAATGAAATTGATTCATTAATAGAAAAGGGTGTTCAAATGATAGATGTAAGAAGTGATGAAGAATATAGTATTTCAAAATTAAAAAATATCAAGCATCTACCAATTGATGAATTGCGTAATAAAATTAATGAAATAGATTTTTCAAAAGATATTTATTTATTATGTTATGTTGGTCAAAGAGGATATTTGGCTGCTAGAATTTTAAAAGAATTAGGTTTTAAGAAAAAAATCTATAATTTAAGTGGTGGCTATAAATTATATGAAGATACTTTAAAAACAAGATAGGAATAAGTGAGGGATAATGATGAAAAAAGGACGTATATTTGCAATTGTACTAATTATTATATTAGCTATTGCTTGTGCATTTGTTTTCTACAATCAAAATAATAATGTAAAAGCTAATTGTTTTGATACCAAACAAGAACTTGATAAGGATAATGAAATTAATAATATTATTAATGATTATACTTTAGAAAATAAGTTAGATTTATTTTTCTATAATTCAAATACTTATAAAGATAATTTTGAAACAAAATCTTTTATAAAGTGGTTTGAAGAAGATGATATAACACAAACAACAGATTATATTACTAGAGTTATTTTAATTCATGGTAATAAAGAGCTTGATGAACAAGTTATTCGTTTTAAAGTTGATATGAATAATGAAGTAATTGACTACACTCATATTTTAGGATTACAAGACGAAGTAATTGATACGAGTATTGATAAAAAGTATTATGATAATTTTAAAAATAATAATTGCGACATTCAAAAATAATTAAATTAATATAATAAAAACCCCATTAGTTTTTAAAACTTTTGGGGTTTAATTTACTTTTCTTTTTGTAACACATTAATTATTTCACCAATATATGAAGTATGATAATCTTTGTATGGATAATTATTTTCGATAGTTTCATCGTACATAAAGGAACTTTCTACCATGTTTTGTACGTATAATTTTTTACAAATTAAAACTAATTTTGCCTCGTTAAAATAGGGAATATTATTACTATTTATTAGTGTTAGTGAGCTTTTTGAAATTTTGTCTTCATTTTTTCCTGAAACAGTTCCAAGATAAGTTAAATCTTCACGAAATTCTTTGTCAAAAAATGAAACTGTAAAGTAATCAGAATTATCAACAAACTCTTTTGTATATCTTGAAGGTCTAATAAATACTTGTGCGACAGGTTTATGCCACATAATTCCAACAAACCCCCAAGAAGCAGTCATTGTATTCGCTTTATTATTATAACTTGCACTAACTAATGCCCAATCATCATGAAATAATTTAAAAATATTTTCATTGATTTCATTTGGGCTAACTTCTCTAAATGTCATTGATATCACTCCTTTGATTTTATTATAACATTACTTTTATAAAAAAAACTATTTTTATGAAAATTATATACTATCATTTTTAGATATGGTATAATTTAACATGTATATTTGCAAGAAAACTACACTGATTAGACATTTTTAAGTGTTATGAGTGTGTTATAATTTTTAAGAGTGAGGTGCATAGGATGGCAACAGAAAGACCACAAAAAAAATCAACTAATTCGCAAACCATCATAAAAAATAAAAGAGATGCGAAAAGTAGTTTGATTGGAAAAGTTAATTCTGAAGATAATAAAAAAACTATTCCAAATGAAAAAACAAAAACTTCGCTTGCTGATAAAGTAAATAAATCTGAAGCAAGTAGACCAGAAGTAAAAAAAGTTGAAACGCCTAAAAATAATGCTTCTTCAAATGTTAAGAAGAAGGTAGAAACAAATAAAAAAGAAAATAAAAGTAAAAAGAAAAGACAAGGTAAATTCTATAATTCATTTTTCTTTAAATTATCATTTATTGGTAGAATGATGTTAGTTATTATGATTGTTGGTGTTTTAATTCTAAGTGTATTAGGAGTTAATGCATTAATGCATAAAGGTAAAGTTGTTTTAGGAAGTAGACAAGAACCTGTGCTTGTTATTAGCAATGATGATGTTTCTAAGGTTAAAAGTGCTGTTGAGAGTGCTGTAAGTGGAGCTGATAAGATTTCGGTTGATTATGCTGCTTATCGTTTAGTTATAGTTGCTGATTTAAATGATTCATCTACTGTTAATGATGGAAAAGATGCTAATAAGAAAATCTATAATGCTGTTAATAGTGTTTTACCAATTAGTAAGTATTTTGATAGTAAAGATAAATTAAATAATGATTTATATATTTATTCATCAGATACTGTTCCAACTAATTATGAAACTAATTCTAAATATATCTATCAAACTTATAAAAACTCAAAGATGCCTAAACCATATTCATATAATTTATTAAAACCTCGTGATAAAAAATCTGCAAAAGAAGTTTTGGAAACGATGGAGAAAGCCGGAAAATAGTATCTGGCTTTTTTTAAACTATGAAAAATAAAATATTTGAATCTAAAGTAGTTGATTATACTCATGATGGCAAAGGAATAATAAAATATGATGGTTATCCTTTATTTGTTAAAGGAACTATTATTGGTGAAATGGTTGAGACAAAGATTGTTAAGTGGAAAAAGAAGTATGGTTTTGGTAGAGCTTTATCAATAAAAGAGAAGAGTTTAGAAAGAGTAGTACCTTTATGTTTGGATTATAAACTTTGTGGTGGTTGTCAAATTCAGCATATGTCTTATAATGAACAAATTAGTTTTAAAAAGAAAAAAATAACTAATGCGTTTGCTAAACAAAAAATTAATTTTGATTATATTAATATTATTGAAAATGAGAATCAATTTAATTATCGTAATAAATTATCTATTCCTTTAGGTGTTGCTGATGAAATTTATGCTGGGCTGTATCAGGAAAATAGTAATAATATTATCAAGATAAATGATTGTTTAATTCAAAGTGAATCAATAAACAGTGCTTTAAAAGATATTGTTAAATTATTAAATGAATATCAGATTAGTATTTATGATAAAAGTAATAATAAGGGTTATTTAAGACAACTTGTTATTAGAGAAGCTATATCTAGTGGTGATTTATTGATTGGTTTTGTGATAAATAGTAAAAAATATAATGGTGAGTTAGACAATGTTATTGAAAAAATGAAATGTATTAGTAATATAAAAAGTATTGTTGTAAATTTTAATTGCGAAAAAAATAATGTTATTTTAGGTAAAAAAAGTCAAGTTGTTTATGGTGATGGCTATATAATTGATAATGTTAATGGTAAGTCTTTTAGAATATCACTTACTTCTTTTTATCAAGTTAATACTATTCAAATGAACAATTTATATAACAAAGCTATAGAAATGGCACAATTGAATTGTAATGATATTGTCTTTGATGCTTATTGTGGTGTTGGAACAATTAGTATTTATTTAGCTAGTAATGTCAAAAAGGTTGTTGGTGTTGATATTGTTGAATCTTCAATTAGAGATGCTAATATAAATATGGAATTAAATAAAATTAGTAATATTGAGTTTATTTGTAATGATGTTGGTGTTTTTATGAAAAAACAAACTAATAATTTTGATTGTGTATTTCTTGATCCACCTAGAAAGGGTTGTTCACAAGAATTTTTAGAAGATTTAATTAATATTAATCCAAATAAAGTTGTATATATTTCGTGTGATGTTGCAACTCAGGCTAGGGATATTAGATATCTAATTGATAATGGATATAGTATTAGTGAACAGTGTGCTGTTGATATGTTTTCTCAAACACATCATGTTGAAAATATTATTTTATTGACTAAAGTACATTGTAAATAGTTTTAAAATCAATATATATAATACAGGAGTGTGAAAATAATGGAAGATTTAAAAAAATTAATTAATATAGGACCTGAAATAGCAAAGCAACTCAATGAAGTAGGAATTAAAAGTGAAAAACAATTAAAGGAAGTTGGCTCTAAAAAGGCATGGCTGAAAATACAAGAAATTGATGAATCTGCATGCTATAATCGCTTATTAGGTTTAGAAGGGGCAATTCAAAATGTAAAGAAAGTTTTTTTGAGTGATGAAGTAAAAACAGATTTGAAGGATTTTTATAATAATCATAAAAAATAATTTATTTTGAAAGAAGTTGTTTGTAATGAATGAAACAGCATTAATTACTGGTGCTTCTAATGGTATCGGTTATGAATTATCTTTAATTATGGCAAGTGAAAACTATAATTTAGTTCTTGTTGCAAGAAGTGAGGATAAGTTAAATGAATTAAAGAAACTATTGGAAAATAATTATAATATTAAAGTAAAAGTTATAGCAAAAGATTTATCTAATCAAAATGCTCCCTTAGAAATTTATGAGCAGTTAAAAGAGGATAATTGTAAAATTGATATTCTTGTTAATAATGCCGGTTTTGGAGATCATGGTGCTTTTTATAATACAGATTGGAATAAGCAAAATGAAATGATTAATCTTAATATTTTGAGTCTAACTTATTTAACAAGATTATTATTACCAAGTATGATTGAAAGAAAAAGTGGCAAAATTTTAAACTTAGCTTCAATTGCATCTTTTCAACCAGGTCCATATATGTCAGTTTATTATGCTAGCAAATCGTATGTGCTATCGTTTAGTGAAGCCTTAGCATGTGAATTAGCTAATAGTGAAGTTAGTGTTAGTGCAGTTTGTCCTGGACCAACAAAAACTAATTTTGCTGATGCTGCTGGAGAAGGCACAAAAAAATTATTTTCATTAATGAAAAATGATACTGCAAAAGATGTTGCTAGATTTAGTTATAATAGTATGATGAAAAATAAAGTTGTTGCAGTATATGGTATGAAAAATAAGATGCTTATTTTTTGTGAAAGGTTTTTACCAAGAAAACTCATTAGAAATATTGTAGCAAGGTTACAAAAATAAAAGGACATTATTATAAGTATATAAGTGACTTTTTCATTCGTATATAATATAAATTTTACGAAAGAAAAAGTTTTTTGATAGAGTGATAAAAAATTATTACTAGCTAAAATTGTTTTACGACAATTAATATTTAAAGACAAAATTAAGCATAAAAAATCGGGTAAAATAATCTACGAAATAGTAAAATTATGATATCAGTAAGGGGGATGTAAAATGAAATGGATTGATGCAATAAGTGAAGCAGTAACGTTTATTGAAGAAAATATTACAGAAGATATTAATGTAGAAAAAATTGCGAATCATATCAATATTTCACCATTTTATTTTCAGAAAGGTTTTACAATGTTATGTGGATTTACAATAAATGAGTATATTAGAAATAGACGTTTAGCTTTAGCTGGTGATGAACTTATTTCAAGTGATATTAAAATTATTGAACTTGCTTTAAAATATGGTTATGAATCACCAGATAGCTTTACTAAATCATTCACACGTTTTCATAAAAGCACACCTTCTGCTGTAAGAAAGAATGGTGCAACAATTAAATCATTTGTACCACTTTCAATAAAATTTACTTTAAATGGAGGTTTTAGTATGGATTACAAAATTATTGAAAAGAAAGAGTTTAAGGTTATTGGATTAGAGAAAACATTTAAGTATGATGATGCAATGAGTGTAGTTCCGCAATTTTGGCAAGAATTTTATGAAAAAGGGTATAATAATAAAATAACATCTATGTATGGAATTAATACTGATGAGACAATGCAGGGAAATGAGTTTTCTTATATGATTGCTGATGAATATAATGAGCAAATTGAGTTAGATGATAATTTAACTATTAAAACAATTCCTAGTTTTACTTGGGCCATATTTAGTTGTAAAGGTCCAATGCCATTTAAGTTACAAGAGACAAATAGAAAAATTTTCTCTGAATGGTTACCAAATGCTAAAGATTATGAAATTGCAGCTGGTTATTGTATAGAAATGTATAGCGATCCAGCTAATTTTAAAGATGGTACTAATGATGAAGAGTATTATAGTGAAATTTGGATTCCTATCATTAAAAAATAATTTTTTATATCTTCACTATGTTTAGTGAGGATATTTTTTATTTTAGTGCTATTGTGATATAATAATTAAGTTAAATAAAAAAAAGGAATAGGTGTAGGTTGATGAAAAATATTGAGATTGAGATAAAAAAATTGGGTATAAATGGTGAGGGAATAGGATACTATAATAATACTGTTGTATTTATTCCAAATGCATTACCTAATGAATTAGTAATTGTTGATGAATTAATTAAAAATAAAGGTTACTATACAGCAAATGTTAAAAAAATTGTAAAAAAGAGTAAGGATAGGGTTAAACCAAAATGTCCAATTTATGAAAAATGCCAAGTTTGTAGCATTATGCCTTTAAAATATGATGAACAAATACAAGCAAAAAAACAATATTTATTTGATAGTATAAATAAATATGCGAAAACAAAGATAAAGATAGATAATGTAGTTAAAGCAAAGGAACAATTTAATTATCGTAATAGTATTAAATTACCTTTATTTAACTTTCAAGATAAATTAGCTATTGGTATTCATTTTAGAGATACTAATCATTATGTTCAATTAAAAGATTGCCTTGTTCAAGATAAAAAAATTAATAAGACTGTTAATAATGTTTTAAGTATTTTAGATAAATATCGCTATCGTGCATATGATCGTAAAACAAAATTGGGCATAAGATTTTTGTTAGTTAGAGCGTTTGCTGATGAAGTTATGATTACATTTGTCGTTGGTAAAAACACTAAAATTGTTGATGAAGCAATTGAAGAAATTATGAGTATTGATGAAGTTAAATCAATTAATCAAACAACTAATACTAAATCAAGTAATGAAATTATAGTTGAACCAATTAAAAATATCGAAGGAAAGAAAAGCATAAATGTTCCTTTTAATGGTTTTGATTTTAAATTATCACCTGAATCATTTATTCAATTAAATATAGATCAAGCTATTAATCTATATGATATTATTAAGGAATATTTAGGAGATAAGAATAAATTAATTCTTGATTTATACTGTGGAGTTGGTTCTATTGCTTGTTATGTAAATGAATGTTCTGATAGTATAATTGGAATTGAGATAAATCGTATGGCAATTAATAATGCTAAAGAAAATGCTAAAAAGCATCGTTTAGATAATATTAAATTTGTTTGCGGTGATGTTGAAGAAAAAATAAAAACATATGCAAAAAATAAAGATGTAGATGCTATAATAGTTGACCCACCTCGTGTTGGTCTATCTGATTATACAATAGAATCAATTATTAAATCTAAAACTAAAAAACTTATTTATGTTAGTTGTAATCCATCATCGCTTGGTAAGGATTTAAGTGTTTTACTAGATTATTACGAAATAAAAAGTGTTTCTTTAGTTGATATGTTTCCTAATACTATGCACGTTGAGGCGGTGGTATTGATGTCAAGGTTAGAGAAGTAAGCGTGTAATAATATAAGCAAATAAAGGCTTTCCGTGATTTGAGGTCTGGTAATAAGCCGGAAGGATAATCACGGATTTTTGCTTTAAGGGAAGTTATCCAAGATTGGTGAATTTGAAAAGTCATCGGTCAATACGGTTATTGAGTTGGTGAGTTGATAAGATGGTTAGCAAAATAATGGTGAGTTGACAAGATGGCTATTGTAGCAAGCTTTATAGGTACTAAGTGTATACCAAACAAAACTAATAAATTTTATCTAAAAGATCATTGCTAATTGTAGCGCAGTGCGCTATAATTATAGAAAGTGTAAACGAGGTGACTATGATGATTGATATTAAGAACAAAACACTTTCTGGTTTTAAGTTTATTGATTTATTTGCTGGGCTAGGTGGATTCAGGATTGCATTAGAATCATTGGGAGCTGAATGTGTATATTCGAATGAATGGGACAAAGCGGTTCAAGAAGTCTATGCTGAAAATTTTGGGGATACTCCAGAAGGCGATATTACGCTTGTGGATGAAAGTACAATTCCCGATCACGATATACTATGTGCAGGATTTCCATGTCAGGCATTTTCAATTAGTGGAAAACAGAAAGGGTTCGAAGATAGTAGAGGAACTTTATTTTTTGATGTAGCTCGTATTGTTAAAGAAAAAAACCCCAAAATTGTATTTATGGAAAATGTAAAGAATTTTGCAACGCACGATAATGGACGAACTCTAGAAGTTGTAAAATCTACAATGGAAGAGCTTGGGTACCAGTTTAATCAGACGGTATTAAATGCAACCGATTTCGGCATACCACAAAAAAGAGAACGTATTTATATGGTTTGTTTTAGAAACGACCTTGGTTCAATAGATTTTTCTTATCCAAAACCATTTAAATTAACAAAGCATGTAAAGGATTTTTTACTAGAAGATGAAAGTCTAGTAGAAGAATTGTATGTTGAAAGACCAGATACATATTTCAACGGTGTTCTGGATGATAAATATAGTAACAAACCTATCAGGCTAGGGATTGTTAATAAAGGTGGCCAAGGCGAACGTATTTATAGTACAAAGGGTATAGCAATAACCCTTTCTGCTAATGGCGGAGGTATTTTTGCTAAAACAGGAGGGTATTTAATCAACGGTAAAACGAGAAAGTTGCATCCTCGTGAATGTGCAAGACTTATGGGATACCCAGATAGTTATAAAATTTGTAAAAGCACAAACCAAGCATATAAACAATTTGGAAACTCTGTTGTGATTGATGTTTTACAGTTAATTGGTCAAGAAATAGGCAATGCAATTAAAGGAGTCAACAATGAACGAATTAGAATTCAGGCAATGGCTATTTAATAATGATGTACCTAAAAAAGTACAGAGTGATATTGTATCGAGACTAAAACGCTTAGAGCGGATTAATGGATACTTTGATCTAGATGCAGAGTATAAAAAGGATAAATGTAGTTTTCTTTTTTCACTGTTTAAAAATAAAGGTATAAACGATAATATGAAGAAAATCGGAGAAAATGATCTGCCCATTGGTAAATATCAATTAAGCACCTATAAATATGCACTTACACAATATGTTAAGTATTTACAAGATAAAAACGGCAGGTAGATTTATACCTGCCGTTTTTATCTTTAGAACTCACCTTCAAAAATTTTTAAGTCTGATGGGTCTTGTTCCTTTTTTAATGTAATTGAAAATATCACATTCATATTGTAGGTATTTGATAATTGACGAACTTCATAAAGGTCTTCACCTTTTGGAGCTAAGTAGTATTCATAATTACCCTTTATAAAGCGCACTTTATCTAAAGAACTGTTCCCCGTAACAAAAAGTTTTTTATCCTTGGCAACAGCGGTATTTATTTCATATTCTGATTGTAATTCGGCAACAACCATAGGTTGATATTTTTTAGAAGGTTCTGAAGAACCGCTGCGTTTTATTCTATAAGTTGCCGTTATATCAAAATAAAATCCAAATTGGGAGGTTGGGAATATAATATAATTAGTATCTTTAGTGATAAAGTATTTAACTCCTTTGGATTTGAAATAATTGACAATCCATTGTCCGAATATATTTTTATTGATATCTAGATTTCGTCCAGCTGTACCAGCGTTATTAAAGCGGTCAAAATCATTATTCATATGCTCTGTAATTATTTCAGTGAATTCATTTTTTACTGTTTTGTTTCGTGGTGAGAAGATGAATTTCTTACTAGAATTATCAGGTATAAGAACAAACTGACCAGATTGAGCTTGAGGTAATTTTACTTCAATGTAGAAAGCTTTACTGTCATTTGTTTTAACCAAAATATCAGGTATGGTAGAATTAGCTCCTCCTTGATGCACAAA is part of the Bacilli bacterium PM5-9 genome and harbors:
- a CDS encoding 23S rRNA (uracil1939-C5)-methyltransferase (product_source=KO:K03215; cath_funfam=2.40.50.140,3.40.50.150; cog=COG2265; ko=KO:K03215; pfam=PF05958; superfamily=50249,53335; tigrfam=TIGR00479); this encodes MKNKIFESKVVDYTHDGKGIIKYDGYPLFVKGTIIGEMVETKIVKWKKKYGFGRALSIKEKSLERVVPLCLDYKLCGGCQIQHMSYNEQISFKKKKITNAFAKQKINFDYINIIENENQFNYRNKLSIPLGVADEIYAGLYQENSNNIIKINDCLIQSESINSALKDIVKLLNEYQISIYDKSNNKGYLRQLVIREAISSGDLLIGFVINSKKYNGELDNVIEKMKCISNIKSIVVNFNCEKNNVILGKKSQVVYGDGYIIDNVNGKSFRISLTSFYQVNTIQMNNLYNKAIEMAQLNCNDIVFDAYCGVGTISIYLASNVKKVVGVDIVESSIRDANINMELNKISNIEFICNDVGVFMKKQTNNFDCVFLDPPRKGCSQEFLEDLININPNKVVYISCDVATQARDIRYLIDNGYSISEQCAVDMFSQTHHVENIILLTKVHCK
- a CDS encoding short-subunit dehydrogenase (product_source=COG0300; cath_funfam=3.40.50.720; cog=COG0300; ko=KO:K07124; pfam=PF00106; superfamily=51735); translated protein: MNETALITGASNGIGYELSLIMASENYNLVLVARSEDKLNELKKLLENNYNIKVKVIAKDLSNQNAPLEIYEQLKEDNCKIDILVNNAGFGDHGAFYNTDWNKQNEMINLNILSLTYLTRLLLPSMIERKSGKILNLASIASFQPGPYMSVYYASKSYVLSFSEALACELANSEVSVSAVCPGPTKTNFADAAGEGTKKLFSLMKNDTAKDVARFSYNSMMKNKVVAVYGMKNKMLIFCERFLPRKLIRNIVARLQK
- a CDS encoding hypothetical protein (product_source=Hypo-rule applied; transmembrane_helix_parts=Inside_1_106,TMhelix_107_129,Outside_130_284), with amino-acid sequence MATERPQKKSTNSQTIIKNKRDAKSSLIGKVNSEDNKKTIPNEKTKTSLADKVNKSEASRPEVKKVETPKNNASSNVKKKVETNKKENKSKKKRQGKFYNSFFFKLSFIGRMMLVIMIVGVLILSVLGVNALMHKGKVVLGSRQEPVLVISNDDVSKVKSAVESAVSGADKISVDYAAYRLVIVADLNDSSTVNDGKDANKKIYNAVNSVLPISKYFDSKDKLNNDLYIYSSDTVPTNYETNSKYIYQTYKNSKMPKPYSYNLLKPRDKKSAKEVLETMEKAGK
- a CDS encoding DNA transformation protein (product_source=KO:K07343; cath_funfam=1.10.150.20; ko=KO:K07343; pfam=PF04994; smart=SM00278; superfamily=47794), whose amino-acid sequence is MEDLKKLINIGPEIAKQLNEVGIKSEKQLKEVGSKKAWLKIQEIDESACYNRLLGLEGAIQNVKKVFLSDEVKTDLKDFYNNHKK
- a CDS encoding hypothetical protein (product_source=Hypo-rule applied; superfamily=49417; transmembrane_helix_parts=Outside_1_4,TMhelix_5_24,Inside_25_157) is translated as MKKGRIFAIVLIIILAIACAFVFYNQNNNVKANCFDTKQELDKDNEINNIINDYTLENKLDLFFYNSNTYKDNFETKSFIKWFEEDDITQTTDYITRVILIHGNKELDEQVIRFKVDMNNEVIDYTHILGLQDEVIDTSIDKKYYDNFKNNNCDIQK
- a CDS encoding flavin reductase (DIM6/NTAB) family NADH-FMN oxidoreductase RutF (product_source=COG1853; cog=COG1853; pfam=PF01613; superfamily=50475); translated protein: MTFREVSPNEINENIFKLFHDDWALVSASYNNKANTMTASWGFVGIMWHKPVAQVFIRPSRYTKEFVDNSDYFTVSFFDKEFREDLTYLGTVSGKNEDKISKSSLTLINSNNIPYFNEAKLVLICKKLYVQNMVESSFMYDETIENNYPYKDYHTSYIGEIINVLQKEK